Part of the Nisaea sediminum genome is shown below.
GCTGATCAGCGTCAAGGTCGCAGGCATATGGGAAACCCTTGCGAGCGGCCGTTCGCCGGTGAGTGTCGCGGCCTTTGCGGAGGCGGACAGCCCGGCAGCCGGCCCGGCGGTGCAAGCCGCCAAGGAGCCCGAGCAAATCGCCCAGGCGACGGAACCGGCCCCGAAAAGCGAGGGAGACAAGCCGCTTGACCCGGTGCTTTTCACCCGTTCGGAAATCGAGTTGCTGCAGGATCTTTCCAAGCGCCGTAAGGAACTCGACGCGCGCGAGCAGGCGGTGATTCAGAAGGAAGGTCTGCTGACCGCGGCGGAAGACCGTATCGAGAAGAAGATCGTCGAACTCGAGAAAGTCCGTGCCGAGATCGAAGGGCTCATCAAGACTTACGATGAGCAGGAGGAAGAGGAGATAAAGGGCCTCGTCGCGATCTACGAGAAGATGAAGCCGCAGGATGCGGCACGGATCTTCGATGAGCTGGACATGGACATTCTGCTGCGGGTCTTCGATCGGATGAAGGCCTCGAAGTCGGCGCCGGTCCTCGCCAACATGCGTCCGCAAAAGGCGAAGGAAGTGACCTCCCGAATCGCGGAACGCAAGACCATTCCTGTCACCACGAACTGATCCAGGCTATTCCCCGGAAGACGCGATCAGCGTGGATATCGGGCCAAAACATCAGACGAAACTTGCCGAGACCCTGCAATTGGCAGTATTTCATCGGGATATCAGGCATTAACGACCTTTTAATAGGATGAGGTTAGTGTCTGGCTGTTGGTTAATCTGAAGCCGGACGCGATCCGGGATTTTACGAGATGGAGAGGTGCCGATGGCGGTCGACAAGGGCATGAAGATCCTCATTGTCGATGACTACAAGACAATGCTGCGCATTATTCGGAACCTTCTAAAGCAGCTTGGCTTCAACAATGTGGATGAAGCGAGCGACGGCAGTCAGGCTTTGCAGATGCTGCGTCGCGGCGAGGAATACGGGCTTGTGATTTCCGACTGGAACATGGAGCCGATGACCGG
Proteins encoded:
- a CDS encoding response regulator, which encodes MAVDKGMKILIVDDYKTMLRIIRNLLKQLGFNNVDEASDGSQALQMLRRGEEYGLVISDWNMEPMTGLQLLKEVRADAKLKSTPFIMVTAESKTENVVAAKQAGVNNYIVKPFNAATLKTKMTAVIGAF
- a CDS encoding MotE family protein codes for the protein MAYDRRGRKAQTIDPEAQSATPNAARIQGGRPVKGKSPAKGKPVETAGARDPRRAGQPRPVSGRSRAIIRVLPVVVFVAVLLISVKVAGIWETLASGRSPVSVAAFAEADSPAAGPAVQAAKEPEQIAQATEPAPKSEGDKPLDPVLFTRSEIELLQDLSKRRKELDAREQAVIQKEGLLTAAEDRIEKKIVELEKVRAEIEGLIKTYDEQEEEEIKGLVAIYEKMKPQDAARIFDELDMDILLRVFDRMKASKSAPVLANMRPQKAKEVTSRIAERKTIPVTTN